A genomic stretch from Deltaproteobacteria bacterium RIFCSPHIGHO2_02_FULL_44_16 includes:
- a CDS encoding antitoxin: MRSHYDFSKMKGKKNPYVKMLKQPVTIRLDKETVAYFRAMATKTGLPYQHLINLYLRDCALQHRELQMRWAS, translated from the coding sequence ATGAGAAGCCACTATGATTTTTCCAAAATGAAGGGGAAAAAAAATCCCTATGTCAAAATGTTGAAACAACCTGTGACGATTCGGTTAGATAAGGAGACTGTTGCCTATTTTAGGGCTATGGCGACTAAAACAGGACTTCCTTACCAACACCTCATCAATCTCTATTTGCGAGACTGTGCCCTACAACATAGGGAATTACAAATGCGTTGGGCGTCATGA